One Ananas comosus cultivar F153 linkage group 1, ASM154086v1, whole genome shotgun sequence DNA window includes the following coding sequences:
- the LOC109715254 gene encoding probable ion channel POLLUX: protein MQQASDKSIIISEILDSRTRNLVSVSKISDYVLSNELVSMALAMVAEDKQINRVLEELFAEEGNEMCIRPAEYYLYEQEELSFYDIMVRARERGEIVIGYRLANTDQAIMNPASKSEVRKWSLDDVFVVISDGE, encoded by the exons ATGCAGCAAGCTTCAGATAAATCAATAATAATCAGTGAAATCTTGGATTCGAGAACAAGGAACCTTGTATCAGTCTCCAAGATCAGCGATTATGTTCTTTCGAATGAGCTAGTTAGCATGGCTTTAGCTATGGTGGCCGAAGACAAGCAAATCAACCGGGTTCTCGAGGAACTCTTTGCTGAAGAG GGGAACGAGATGTGCATCCGTCCTGCGGAATACTACCTATACGAGCAAGAAGAATTGAGCTTCTACGATATCATGGTGAGGGCTCGCGAAAGAGGCGAGATCGTGATCGGGTATCGTCTCGCGAACACAGACCAGGCGATCATGAACCCGGCAAGTAAGTCCGAGGTTAGGAAGTGGTCGCTCGACGACGTCTTCGTCGTGATCTCCGACGGCGAATAA
- the LOC109715860 gene encoding serine/threonine-protein kinase SAPK7-like encodes MDRYEAVRDIGSGNFGVAKLMRNKETRELVAMKFIERGHRIDGNVFREIVNHRSLRHPNIIRFKEVVLTPTHLAIVMEYAAGGELFERICNAGRFSEDEARYFFQQLISGVSYCHFMQICHRDLKLENTLLDGSPAPRLKICDFGYSKSSLLHSRPKSTVGTPAYIAPEVLSRREYDGKQSDVWSCGVTLYVMLVGAYPFEDQNDPKNFRKTISRIMSVQYNIPDYVHVSQDCRQLIARIFIANPARRITIREIKSHPWFLKNLPRELTETAQAAYYRRDNTAPTYSLQSIEAISKIIEEAKTIPKASRSISGYGWAEESDEEEGEENREERGEEEDEDEYDKTVKEVHASGEFNIGALKI; translated from the exons ATGGACAGGTACGAGGCGGTGCGGGACATCGGATCGGGCAACTTCGGCGTCGCGAAGCTGATGCGGAACAAGGAGACGCGCGAGCTCGTCGCCATGAAGTTCATCGAGCGCGGCCACCGG ATCGACGGCAACGTGTTCCGGGAGATCGTGAACCACCGATCGCTGCGGCATCCGAACATCATCCGATTCAAAGAG GTGGTTTTGACGCCGACGCATTTGGCGATCGTTATGGAGTACGCCGCGGGGGGAGAGCTCTTCGAGCGCATCTGCAACGCAGGTCGATTCAGCGAAGACgag gcgAGATATTTTTTCCAGCAGCTGATTTCCGGTGTGAGCTACTGCCACTTCatg CAAATATGCCATCGAGATTTGAAGCTGGAGAACACGCTGCTGGACGGGAGCCCAGCGCCGAGGCTCAAGATTTGCGATTTTGGATATTCTAAG TCCTCGCTGTTGCACTCGCGGCCCAAATCGACGGTCGGAACCCCGGCGTACATCGCGCCGGAAGTGCTTTCTCGCCGAGAATACGACGGCAAG CAATCAGATGTCTGGTCGTGCGGAGTAACTCTCTATGTGATGCTGGTGGGAGCCTACCCTTTCGAGGACCAAAATGACCCGAAGAATTTCCGGAAAACCATCAGC AGAATAATGTCGGTTCAATACAACATACCGGACTATGTTCATGTATCCCAGGATTGCAGGCAGCTCATCGCTCGCATCTTCATTGCCAACCCAGCCAGG AGGATCACAATAAGGGAAATAAAGAGTCACCCATGGTTCCTGAAGAACTTGCCGAGGGAGCTCACGGAGACCGCGCAGGCCGCTTACTACAGGAGGGATAACACCGCCCCGACGTACTCCCTACAAAGCATCGAGGCAATTTCAAAGATAATCGAGGAGGCGAAGACCATTCCGAAGGCATCGCGGTCCATATCAGGCTACGGCTGGGCCGAGGAGTCGGACGAGGAGGAAGGCGAAGAGAACCGAGAGGAgaggggagaagaagaagacgaagacgagTACGATAAGACGGTTAAAGAAGTTCATGCCAGCGGAGAGTTCAACATTGGCGCGCTGAAGATATGA